The nucleotide sequence ttgaaagtagaacatatgcttacatagaatggttagataatgaactaattatgactgctaataataaacatacataaggattcactattagtattgctttccgtaAAAAGtaacctagcaaaccataaagcttatcatatcccttggagtcgggaaattatttccactagtcggataagtcttgccaGTATATTgtatactcagagtttatttacccatgttgcaggtgtggcttgaggagtagctattgtgtgaatgattcttctagtgggcacagatggatccttgtatattatcgatatatgtttattttaattctgtTATTTAGTTTCTGCGCTCtaaacttggtactgtaataatgtatttctaagaactatggttgtatgaaatggactaagtattataaattcgttctcattattggatcctagaggaaaaatatggattattcgagttttcccttggggtgtgctcgacggaatacacccgatgtagcttgctttaggggtgcttagtgtttggtggaagacgagcgcctctgaagttgtgttatttcgggtggttctaccacaaccACCAGCGACTCTTCCACCATCAGCTGCGTCTCGAGCTGGATGAAGGGGGTTTTCCCCTGGTGACAGGTCGAACGTCCTTAGATCTAGGCCCGTTGGACTGCTGCAGGGGCAGGCACAGGGCCGAAGGCGCCAACAGTGCAGCTGGGGGCCCGCCGCTTAGGTTCACCACCTCGGTGGCAGCAGGCTCGTTGGTGGCAGCGACGGCGGCCCCCGACGTTGGTGGCGGCGAGGGCGTTGATGGAGCCTACGGAGCCGCCTTAGCGCCAGATCCAGCGGAGGTTGCCTCGGTGGTGACTCTCGACGTCAGTGGCGGCGGTGAGGGCGTTGATGGAGCCGCCCCTGTGCCAAGTCCGGTGAGGGTTGCCTCGgtcgcggccgcggcggtggctcccgacgtcggcggcggcgcggcccatGAGGGAGCGCTCGGAGGCGTCCCAGCACCGGATCCGGCGGGGGCATGCCtggtggcggccgcggcggcggctccCGTCGTCGATGGAGGCGCGATCGGGCCTAGGTGAAGTCTCAAATCGTAATATGTACTTCGCTATTGCGTAGTTCTCATCGAGACGAATGAAATTTATACGTGCAACCCGCTGAACGAGGGAGTTATGACCATTGAGAGAATCTACGCTTAAGAAACTTGACTTAGCCGGGTTTGGAAACTGGCTTAGCTGAGTTTGTCAATCAATCTGAGTTGGAGTTGTAATTTGACACAATTTAAGGAATTCAACTTGTACATGGTGTAAGACCTTTTTCCATCTTATATAAATAAATATGAACATAACAAATTGAATTGAGGATATCCAATTGATAAAATTGTAATCTAGGTCTTGTCTGGGAGAACTGATCACCTGTAGTTCTAGG is from Miscanthus floridulus cultivar M001 chromosome 7, ASM1932011v1, whole genome shotgun sequence and encodes:
- the LOC136466025 gene encoding uncharacterized protein, whose protein sequence is MVEFMTAGEQEYEEVIEEYGKEILRLFHHQLRLELDEGGFPLVTGRTSLDLGPLDCCRGRHRAEGANSAAGGPPLRFTTSVAAGSLVAATAAPDVGGGEGVDGAYGAALAPDPAEVASVVTLDVSGGGEGVDGAAPVPSPVRVASVAAAAVAPDVGGGAAHEGALGGVPAPDPAGACLVAAAAAAPVVDGGAIGPR